From the Scatophagus argus isolate fScaArg1 chromosome 21, fScaArg1.pri, whole genome shotgun sequence genome, one window contains:
- the LOC124052549 gene encoding potassium voltage-gated channel subfamily A member 2-like: MDRGDPHEDERGGRGNKSDGEKDKQLKNQLNSEEKGEKEIKVNEKEKRKESRRSGSLWRNGWALSERLAINVSGMRYETQLRTLAQFPDSLLGDPRRRSRYFDPIRNELFLDRNRACFDAILYFYQSGGRLRRPANIPLDIFMDELMFYELGEEIMNRFKEDEGFPKEEESPLPSNEIQRRLWMLFEHPESSSGARIIAIISVMVIVVSILIFCLETLPDFRNEKETREEYFYRYHSQAKNVSENMPPPSGVFHDPFFLVETICICWFSFELLMRFTCSPSKMRFFKDVMNIIDFSAILPYFVTLGTELAKDNDASPATSLAIIRVIRLVRVFRIFKLSRHSKGLQILGQTLRASMRELGLLIFFLFIGVILFSSAIYFAEADHTNTAFISIPHAFWWAVVTMTTVGYGDMYPETVWGKLVGSMCAIAGVLTISLPVPVIVSNFSYFYHRETECEDQTEYTHVKTSLWDNDDPEEEEIEEGDGYPEGDYYAIEGICNPLNGTLLGGLCTGQSTEFRGGNMYLREPLVTQV, encoded by the exons ATGGACAGAGGTGACCCACATGAAgatgaaagaggagggagagggaacaagagtgatggagagaaagatAAACAGCTCAAGAACCAGCTCAACagtgaggagaaaggagagaaggagatcaaagtgaatgagaaagagaagaggaaagagagccGGCGGTCTGGGTCTCTATGGAGAAATGGATGGGCGCTGAGTGAAAGGCTGGCCATCAATGTCTCAGGGATGCGTTATGAAACTCAGCTTCGCACCTTAGCCCAATTCCCCGACTCCTTGCTTGGGGACCCCAGGCGGAGGTCACGATACTTTGACCCAATTCGAAATGAGCTCTTCCTGGACCGCAATCGGGCCTGCTTTGATGCCATCCTGTATTTTTACCAGTCAGGTGGGAGGCTTCGGAGGCCTGCCAACATACCCTTGGACATCTTTATGGATGAGCTGATGTTCTATGAACTGGGAGAGGAGATCATGAACCGTTTCAAGGAGGACGAAGGTTTTccaaaagaggaggagagccCGCTGCCATCCAATGAAATCCAGAGAAGACTATGGATGCTGTTTGAGCACCCTGAGTCCTCGTCAGGCGCACGTATCATAGCCATCATCAGTGTTATGGTCATTGTGGTGTCCATCCTCATCTTCTGCCTGGAGACTCTACCGGACTTCAGGAATGAGAAAGAGACACGAGAG GAATATTTTTACAGGTACCACTCCCAGGCAAAGAACGTGTCTGAGAACATGCCTCCTCCATCTGGTGTTTTCCATGACCCCTTCTTCTTGGTGGAGACCATATGTATATGCTGGTTCTCCTTTGAGCTCCTCATGCGTTTCACATGCTCACCCAGCAAGATGCGCTTCTTCAAGGATGTCATGAACATCATTGATTTCAGTGCCATCCTGCCCTATTTTGTCACTTTGGGAACAGAGCTGGCCAAGGACAATGATGCCTCTCCAGCCACATCTTTGGCCATCATCAGAGTCATCAGGTTAGTAAGAGTTTTCAGGATCTTCAAGTTGTCTCGTCACTCAAAAGGCCTCCAGATCCTTGGTCAGACACTGAGGGCCAGCATGCGTGAGCTGGGCCTGCTtatctttttcctttttattggCGTCATCCTCTTCTCCAGTGCCATCTACTTTGCTGAGGCTGACCACACCAATACAGCCTTTATCAGTATACCACATGCCTTCTGGTGGGCAGTTGTCACCATGACCACAGTGGGCTATGGTGACATGTACCCAGAGACAGTGTGGGGTAAGTTAGTGGGCTCGATGTGCGCCATTGCTGGTGTGCTTACTATATCTCTGCCAGTGCCTGTCATAGTGTCCAACTTTAGCTACTTCTACCATCGAGAGACTGAATGTGAGGATCAAACTGAGTACACCCATGTCAAGACAAGTCTATGGGACAATGATGAtccagaagaggaggaaatagAGGAAGGCGACGGGTATCCAGAGGGAGATTATTATGCCATTGAGGGCATCTGCAACCCTCTGAACGGGACACTGTTAGGTGGACTGTGTACAGGACAAAGCACAGAGTTCAGAGGAGGAAATATGTATCTGAGGGAACCACTTGTTACTCAAGTTTAG